In a single window of the Prochlorococcus marinus str. AS9601 genome:
- a CDS encoding protein adenylyltransferase SelO family protein produces the protein MSTKSDSLKGKLTENFSEFSQLSDYSFMNSLKADPQSTKDGNDHKPRSVYSGHYVPVVPTAIPEPEYISHSNKLFKELRLSSNLTKDQNFCRFFSGDISVANYPMSPVGWATGYALSIYGTEYTQQCPFGTGNGYGDGRAISVFEGLFNGKRMEMQLKGGGPTPYCRGADGRAVLRSSVREFLAQELMDALGIPTSRSLTLFVSRSEIVRRPWYSKGSRYFEPDIMIDNQAAITTRVAPSFLRVGQIELFARRVRDNAHDEALNELKMIVQHLIDRNYKDEIEYEISIQSKVIKLASLYRSRLISLIANWMRVGYCQGNFNSDNCAAGGYTLDYGPFGFCELFDPRFQPWTGGGEHFSFFNQPSAAAINFKTFCSSLSPLLSKSKQDQEKLDQIEKDFSELMNKELMKMWANKLGLEHYNETLINEFFNLMVISKADYTILFRKLSEIPDNLDSLKDCFYLPINDELNNRWEVWLENWQSVLKKEENIKAKSASMKSLNPVYTWREWMVVPAYEEAEKGNYKKIKELQDIFSNPYVEQPAEIDQKYNRLKPSQYFNYGGVSHYSCSS, from the coding sequence ATGTCAACCAAATCTGATTCATTAAAAGGAAAGCTTACAGAAAATTTTTCCGAATTTTCTCAACTATCTGACTATTCTTTTATGAATTCTCTTAAAGCAGATCCTCAATCAACAAAAGATGGAAATGATCATAAGCCGCGTTCAGTATATTCAGGTCATTACGTGCCAGTTGTTCCAACTGCTATTCCAGAACCAGAATATATTTCCCATAGCAACAAACTTTTTAAAGAACTAAGGCTAAGCTCAAATCTTACTAAAGACCAGAATTTTTGTCGTTTTTTCTCAGGTGATATTTCTGTTGCTAATTATCCAATGAGTCCTGTTGGTTGGGCAACAGGTTATGCATTATCTATTTACGGGACTGAATATACCCAACAATGTCCCTTTGGCACTGGCAATGGTTATGGCGATGGCAGAGCAATTTCTGTTTTTGAAGGTTTATTCAATGGGAAAAGAATGGAAATGCAACTTAAAGGAGGAGGTCCAACTCCCTACTGTCGTGGAGCAGATGGTAGAGCTGTCTTAAGGTCTAGCGTTCGAGAATTTCTCGCACAGGAATTAATGGATGCCTTGGGAATCCCTACCTCAAGATCTTTAACACTTTTTGTCTCACGTTCAGAAATAGTTAGAAGACCGTGGTATTCCAAAGGGTCCAGATATTTTGAACCTGATATCATGATTGATAATCAAGCAGCAATTACTACGAGAGTCGCTCCATCTTTTTTACGTGTAGGCCAGATTGAACTTTTTGCAAGAAGAGTTCGCGATAATGCGCATGATGAGGCCCTCAATGAACTAAAGATGATAGTTCAACATCTAATTGATAGAAATTATAAAGATGAAATTGAATATGAGATTTCGATTCAAAGTAAAGTAATAAAACTGGCTTCTTTATACAGATCAAGACTTATATCACTCATAGCCAACTGGATGAGAGTTGGTTATTGCCAGGGTAATTTCAATAGTGATAATTGTGCTGCTGGAGGTTATACCTTGGATTATGGCCCCTTTGGATTCTGTGAATTATTTGATCCAAGATTTCAACCATGGACAGGTGGAGGTGAACATTTCTCATTTTTTAACCAGCCTTCTGCAGCGGCAATCAACTTTAAAACATTTTGTTCCTCTCTTAGTCCGTTACTTTCAAAAAGCAAACAAGATCAAGAAAAGTTAGATCAAATCGAAAAAGACTTTTCTGAATTAATGAATAAGGAATTAATGAAAATGTGGGCAAACAAGCTTGGTTTAGAACATTACAACGAAACTCTAATAAATGAATTTTTTAATCTCATGGTCATTTCAAAAGCAGACTATACAATTTTGTTCCGTAAACTCTCTGAAATCCCTGATAACTTAGATTCTTTAAAAGACTGTTTCTATTTACCAATTAATGACGAGCTCAATAATAGGTGGGAAGTATGGCTTGAAAACTGGCAATCAGTCTTGAAGAAAGAGGAAAATATTAAAGCAAAATCGGCATCAATGAAATCCCTTAATCCAGTCTATACTTGGCGTGAATGGATGGTCGTTCCTGCATATGAAGAAGCTGAAAAGGGAAATTACAAGAAAATAAAAGAGTTACAGGATATCTTTAGCAATCCATATGTAGAACAACCCGCAGAAATAGATCAAAAATATAATCGACTAAAGCCAAGCCAGTATTTTAACTATGGAGGAGTATCTCATTACAGTTGTTCTTCGTAA
- a CDS encoding cupin domain-containing protein, whose translation MQIKTFIPFCFLFIGTLALPQPSLAEEKIEVIPIIQSSKGLSGKNFNYLEGKPELRLLKVKIPVGLKTPIHTHPSPMLIHVTRGRLKHVRGEEINFFKAGDAFIESNNGGPHYVKNVGKKPAILHVGVVSVVGMPTAINE comes from the coding sequence ATGCAAATAAAAACATTTATTCCATTTTGTTTCCTTTTTATTGGGACTTTAGCTTTACCACAACCTTCTCTTGCTGAAGAAAAAATTGAAGTTATACCTATTATTCAAAGTTCAAAAGGACTTAGTGGTAAAAATTTTAATTATCTCGAGGGTAAGCCTGAATTAAGACTCTTAAAAGTCAAGATTCCAGTTGGCTTGAAAACTCCAATTCATACTCATCCTTCCCCAATGTTGATTCATGTCACCAGAGGAAGATTAAAACATGTTAGGGGTGAAGAAATTAATTTCTTTAAAGCGGGTGATGCATTTATAGAGAGTAATAATGGGGGCCCCCACTATGTGAAAAATGTTGGGAAGAAGCCGGCCATACTTCATGTGGGAGTTGTATCAGTAGTTGGAATGCCTACGGCCATAAATGAATAA
- a CDS encoding DUF1651 domain-containing protein → MEPKYSFGCSTSKPNGCLLNPEGSRIIFFEECKNPLEPISKIHTHLFFTNHLGEPGGYKSSEKLNIDSAWEKWHELHQKGWTEVSHYYG, encoded by the coding sequence ATGGAGCCTAAGTACTCATTTGGTTGTAGCACGAGCAAACCCAACGGATGCCTACTAAATCCTGAAGGTAGCAGAATTATCTTTTTCGAAGAATGCAAAAATCCTCTTGAACCTATTTCGAAAATTCATACTCATCTTTTCTTTACAAATCACCTTGGAGAACCAGGAGGGTACAAATCCTCTGAAAAACTCAATATAGATTCAGCCTGGGAAAAGTGGCACGAACTTCACCAAAAAGGGTGGACAGAAGTCTCTCATTATTACGGATAA
- a CDS encoding type 1 glutamine amidotransferase yields the protein MKEIKRLLVLQHLEIEGPGLFEQFAKERDFKIEIIRLDNKNALPQTKKGDLILIMGGPMGVKDIGSGKYPWLKLERDFIKKELENERPIIGVCLGAQLLASAAGGDVEILKYGSPPKALPEIGWSQIFIDKSNKDFKALFEDPFHVLHWHGDRILLPNKAVLIASSARCKEQFFRIGNFAYGLQFHIETTGVMINNWIKEDKEFVLKGLGLNGQEILEEENKKYIDKTFSKRKLLISKLFELLDN from the coding sequence ATGAAGGAAATAAAACGCCTGTTAGTTTTGCAGCATTTAGAAATAGAGGGGCCTGGTCTTTTTGAGCAATTTGCTAAAGAAAGAGATTTTAAAATAGAAATTATTCGTTTAGATAATAAAAATGCTCTGCCGCAAACAAAAAAAGGTGACTTAATTTTAATTATGGGTGGACCAATGGGTGTTAAAGATATTGGAAGCGGAAAATATCCATGGCTTAAATTAGAAAGAGATTTTATAAAAAAAGAATTAGAAAATGAGAGACCTATAATCGGTGTTTGCTTAGGTGCTCAATTGCTTGCGAGTGCTGCTGGGGGAGATGTAGAAATTCTTAAATATGGATCACCTCCAAAAGCATTACCAGAAATTGGATGGTCTCAAATTTTTATAGACAAATCGAATAAAGACTTTAAAGCACTGTTTGAAGACCCTTTTCATGTACTACATTGGCATGGAGATAGGATTTTGTTACCTAATAAAGCAGTACTCATTGCTAGTAGTGCACGTTGTAAGGAACAGTTTTTTAGGATTGGTAATTTTGCTTACGGATTACAATTCCATATAGAGACGACGGGAGTAATGATAAATAACTGGATTAAAGAAGATAAAGAGTTTGTCCTTAAAGGATTAGGCTTAAATGGTCAGGAAATTTTAGAAGAAGAGAATAAAAAATATATTGATAAAACTTTTTCAAAAAGAAAGCTTCTAATAAGTAAATTATTTGAATTATTAGATAATTAA
- a CDS encoding high light inducible protein, with protein sequence MTEKAEKLNGKAAMLGMFALVGAYYFTGQILPGIF encoded by the coding sequence ATGACCGAAAAAGCTGAAAAGCTTAATGGTAAAGCAGCAATGCTTGGAATGTTTGCTCTTGTAGGAGCCTACTATTTTACTGGTCAAATTCTTCCAGGTATTTTCTAA